TTGTCAGCGAATAGACATGACCCTGCATTTGGTAGCGGGCCTCGGCGTACATTGCGACAAAGCCTTCTTGCGGCACGTCGATCGTTGCGACATACGCGCCAGCGGCGGCGGCGACTGGCTCGCTCGTCCACTTCGAGGGACGGAAGTCGCCGCTGGCGGAAGTTGCGGACCAGAGCCGGACTTCCTTGGGCGCTACATCGCTGCGAACGGTCAGCGTGATCTTTTCCTCCGCTTGGGCATATTGCCATTGCAAGTTGGGAAGCGGCTTATCTGCGGCGACATGCTTTACGAAGGCGACCAGCGTCGTCAACGCGGTCTCCAGTCCTCCTTCTAGTCCATGTCCCGCGTTGGGAATGTACAGCAGATGTTTCTGTCCCGGCAGATCATCCCAATAGATGTTCAGCGCATCGACAACCCAGTAGGGATCGTTCGTGCCGTTGATGATCAATTTGGGCAACGACAATTGTGCACGGTAGGTGTACGGGTCGACCCAGCGCCACAGGGGAACGTCTGGTTGTTCTTGCATGACGCGGACCAGTCCCTTGCTGGTGTAGTCCTTGATCTGCTCGCTATGTTTTCCCCAGATCGCAATTTGATGTTTCATCTGCGCCTGGAAATTGAGAGTATCAATCACAATGGGGGCGATCCCGGCGACGCGCTCGTCTGCGACCGCCGTTAGCCAGGTGGTCCAACCTCGTTTCGAAGCGCCTGCGACGATGAATTTTTCGACGTCGCCGTCCCACTGTTGTTTAGCGACCAGCTGGATCACATCCATCGCGCGAACGGCGCTTTTCACCATCGGAAACAACAGCGGCCAGGTTGCATCGCGCGAGTCGAGATAGCGCAAGAACGTCTCCGTGATCAGATCGTCTTCCGTCCGATCTCCCAGCAGCGGTTGATTGGGAACTTGCAGCAAGTAACCGACGCAAACTCCACCGGCGTTGGCCATCCGAGCGCCGGCGAGCATGTCGCCGGTGCGTAGTTTGCCGCCGGTCTTCCCGCCGGTGATAAACAACAAACTATGCTCGGGATGCTTGTTTTCTTTCGGTTCAAAGATCGCCAGCCGATGCGTCCAGGTGATCCCTTGCCAAGTTTGGGAGGTCAATTCGACCTCATGTAGTCGCCCCATGTTAAGCGGCAAGTCGGTCGTTTTGTCCAACTTCCAGGCAAAGCTCTCGTCTGCTTGGGCGACATAATCCTGCAAGGCCGTCGGCGGTGCGGCGACCTTTTCGGCCCGTAAGCCGTACGGACTAGCCAGAACGACAAACAACGCGCCAAGTACGAGAATTCGAGAAAACCGGATCATAGGTGCAATGCTGTGGTGAAACCGTAGTAGTTGGGTGCGTCGAACGACTTACTTGGTCGTCAACTCGATCTCCCCCAGATCAACAGGCTTTTGATCGGCGGTGAGGGTCAATTTGACAGGCGATTTCTCGGGTTTGTTGTAGCGATTTTTCAGACGATCGGGGCCCGAAAATCCAACCGACATCTGATTTAACTTGCCCCAATAAAACGTCAACGCATAACTGCCTGGCGGAACGCCGTCTCCTTCAACGTACGTCGATAAGGCAAACCGGCCGTCCTCACTAGTCAGCGATTGCGTTACCGAGGGATGCTCTAGATCTGCGGCGCCGACGTTCTGGCACTCGATCACGATCGGGCTCCCCGGCGGGCGTCCGTCGACAGTTACAATACCCGAGACTTGGATCGTCGGTTTCGCAAAATATTCGTGATCTTTTTCGCCGCAACCAAGCGACCCCAGCGCTGCCGCAACCAGCGACAGCGCAAGTAGATTTCGGCAATTCATCCGGCTCATCCCCTCATGCGATTGGCAATACGATCCTTAGCACGCTACTCCCCCTGTCTCGATTATAAATCGCCAGGAACTTCTTCCCCTTTGTAGGTCACCAGCGCTGCGAACGTGTAGCCCGCAACCGTGGCTGGAACGAATTGCACAGAACCGTCGCACATCAAGAAGTTGGCCCCGCCGGGATGGAACGCATAAAAACCGACGCTGCGGCCATTGCTGCAGTTGATAATGCAAGCGCCGCCGTTGGTTCCCAGCGAGCCGTCATACAACGAGCCTTGCGGCCAATTATCGCCGGTTAAAAAGTCGGCCCAACCGCCCCCCTGCGTATCGCCGTAAGTGCTCGTCAACGTCGAGTCGACTTTCCGCAGCTTGTAGACTTGTCTCCCCCCCAGGCGTTCGCCCAGCAGAAATGTATTGGAAGTGCCGTCGACAATGTCGGCAACGCGAGGGCACGACTTGCGACCTCCTTCGCCCGTTTGCCACAGGATTCCATCGTTGTCTGACGCCGGGTTCGAGGCATAGGCCAAAGATGCGAAGGCGCCCCGGATGCCGGCCGTCGGGCTATAATCGCCGCGCGCGGCGGTCCAAGTCAAAGCAAACGGCGGCAGGCCTGCCCCCAAAGCGTCTTGAGGAACGCTGTAATCGTGAAGCGTCTCCGCAGCGGCGGAAGGGCACATAAAGGCGTTGATCGGCGTTTTGATCACTTCCAGATTGTTCGCCACCGCGGTGGCGTTAAAGATCGCGCCTGCCTCGTTAAACCCCGGGGCGCGCGAGTCATATTTGTCGTCCAAAGCCGATTGTTCTAAGTACGGCAGCAATTGGACCGACCAGCCTTGCACGTTTAGATCGGCCGTAATATTCCAGCCGAACGGAAAGCAACCGAGCGTCGAATGGTAGTTGTGAAACGCCAATCCTAGCTGCTTGAGGTTGTTGGTGCATTGCATCCGCCGAGCCGCTTCGCGGGCTTGTTGCACCGCAGGTAATAACAATGCAATCAAGACGCCGATGATCGCAATGACCACTAACAACTCAACCAACGTAAAACCGTTACGCCGGTGTACGGAAGCGCTCGCGCGATGAAATTTCATGACGCCGTTCCTTGAACAAGATGTCGAGAAGAGGAGAAAGATGAAGAGTAGCAATGCGTCGCACAATTTCAAAAATTGAGACACAAGTGCGGATGTTATTGGAGAAAATTGATCTGACTGAGTCAAACCTAATTCAGAAATTTCGTCAATCAATAGCGCAATGAAGAGGAGCGAATGTCGGGAACGTTCGCAATATCCTCTCGGAAAGCGCCTCGATAAGACTTCGTGAATTATTCCAGCGAAGCGGCCGATTCAGAAATCGCCAGTCCAGCTGGAAGCGCAAGAGCGCGCAAAAAAACAGGACGTGCGACAAGATAGGCTCGTCGCACGTCCCGATTGAAACCATATCAGATCAAAAAAGGATCTAATGTGGCAGTGGGGCGCCTACCGGCAACCCGCCGGCAGCCGTTAGGCGTCACCACCTCTTCGGCTAATACAGACAGATTCCACTGAACCACCTCCTTTCCACTAAAGCCACCCCAGTCTTTGCCGATTAAGCCAGTTAGACGACATTGATCTGGGCTCTAGTAAAATTGCGTCGCGTCAACGCAATCCGATACTACAACTTTGCGCCACTCATTGGAGTTCTGCAAGAGCAATTCTCACAGCGGCAACCAAGTAGACAACCCAGCTTGGGATGGGTTCGCGCGGCTCCCAAAAAAATCGACGATCGTAACTTATGGCCGGAAAAGGAGTTTGGTCACAATACGATTCAGCCCCAAGATCTCGCCGACCAAAGCGAATTTCCTCCGTCGGATACTCGGCGCCTCTCTCAAGACGAAAGTTCACTTGGATGAGATCTACCGATTTTGCCCGTAAGACGCTTCCCTGGATCATAGGCGTCGCTGTCACGCTGATGTCGATCACGGCCGCGTTTATCGGTTGGCAGGCCTATCTTGTGCAGCGATATGGCCAGCAACTCGATGGTTTGCAAAACGACTATGGCGTCTTAATCAATCGGATGGCCGCCGATGGCACCTACGTGATTTGGTACAGTCCCTTGGCGTTTCCTCCTACGCGGCCCCAACTGGCCGGCGTTCAGCCACCGCCGATGCCGCCGCTGGACGATCTGAGCAAATTGCATCCGTCCGGAGGGCTGATTCCGCTGTTACGGCCGCCGGTGGTCGTGATGGATCTACCAATCGATCTGATTGACCAACAGACGACTACGTTGCCGCAGGTCGGCCAATTACAGGTCGCCGGCCCCATACGTGACGCTGAAGACTTAGAGGCGATCTTCCGTGTATTTCCACAACTCGATCTACTGTCGATAGACAACTTGCCGTGGAATAACGCGATGCAATCCGTGCTCAGCCAGCATCGTCGCAAATTGATCTTAAACGTGCCGATCGAAGACGCCCCCGACACCGTTGATGAGACCAAAACGGTCACCACAGGTGATATCACCTTAGAGGTGAAGACCAGTCGCATCAGTCCCGTCGAAGTGTACTGGTTTTCGCGTGCACCAATTCAACCCCAACAACCTTCCACGGAGATCGGCGCCACAGACGAAGTAAACCGTTAACCCCACCGAAACGGAATCATCTTCCACAACCGCTGATCGCGTAGATAAATCCCGACCCAGGCCAAGATCGGCAGCAGGATCTGCACCGTCATATCTTCGTCTTTCAGCCAATGCGTGCAGATCGCTCCGCCCATGTAGCCGGTCAGCAGAATCGCTCCCAAGATCGAGGTCTGCGGAATCAGATACAGCACCGCGCAGGTCGTCAACAAGATCCCCAGCGGCAGCAGTTTGGCGACGGGGAAGCCAGCTTCTTGCATCTCCTTGACCGCCTCCGGATCCATCTCGCCGCCCAAGGCCATCGACAACTTCATCACGCCGGCGGCGAGAAACGCCAATCCGGCCAGCAAGGTGATCACGCGCCCGATCCACACCGCGACCATGTTGGGTTGGTTGACGACGATTTCCGATTCGGTCATCGGGATGCCTTTACCTGTTACTGGGGACGTTCGTTTGCCTGGTAGGATAACGAAGTATAGCGAGAGAGGGAATTACGAGGCAATCAACGTCCTCAAATTGGCAAGCGTTTCTTAGAAGTTGCGCAATTTGACAGAATAAGAAAATGGTCACGGATGAAGAACGGAAAGACACGGTAGAAATCAAGCGGAAAACCGCCGCACTAGCGTTCCGTCACACGAAAATTTTCGGGAGAAATGCTCTTCCGGCGTTTTCGCCGAAAGAGCATTTCTTCGATTTGTCAGAAGGGAGCGCTAGCTCATCTCGACCGGCGCCGCCGGAACGGCGAAGTTCTTGCACAGTTCCAGCACTTCAGTTCGGATCGCGACGTGCGTCTTTTGATCTTCCGGGGCTTTCAGCGCCTTCAGAATCCACGCGCCGACCTGCTTCATTTCGGCTTCTTTCATGCCGCGGGTCGTCAGCGCCGGCGAACCGATGCGGATGCCGCTGGGGTCCATCGGTTTCCGTTCGTCGAACGGGATCATGTTCTTGTTGACCGTGATCCCGCAGTGATCGAGCACCGCTTCGGCGATCGCGCCGGTCGTGCCGACCGACGTGACGTCCATCAGCATCAAGTGGTTCTCGGTGCCGCCGGTCATCAGGCGAACTCCGCCCGCCATCAGCGTTTCGGCCAACGTCTTGGCGTTCGCGACCACCTGCTTGGCGTAGTCCTTAAACGACGGCTGCAGCGCTTCGCCAAAACAGATCGCTTTCGCCGCAACGACATGCATCAGCGGCCCCCCTTGCGTGCCGGGGAAGACGTTGCGATTGATCAGCTTCGCATGCTCTTCTTTGCAGAGAATCAAACCGCTGCGCGGGCCGCGGAGCGTCTTGTGCGTCGTGGTAGTGACAAAGTCGGCGTACGGCACCGGGCTGTTGTGCATGCCGCCGGCCACGAGTCCAGCGTAGTGGGCCATGTCGACAAACAGCTTGGCGCCGACTTCAGCGGCGATCTCGGCGAACTTCTCGTGCGGAATCTCACGCGGATAAGCGCTGGCGCCGGCGACGATCAGTTTCGGCTTGTGTTCGCGAGCCAGCTTGACGATCTGATCGAAGTCAAGCCGCTGCGTTTCGCGATCGACCCCGTAGCTGACAAAGTGGTACAGCTGTCCCGAGACGTTCAGCTTCATGCCGTGCGTCAGGTGCCCGCCGTGCGCCAGGTCCAAGCCCAGGATCGTATCGCCAGGGTTCACCGCGGTCAGATAGACGGCGAAGTTGGCCTGTGATCCGGCGTGCGGCTGCACATTGGCGTGCTCGGCGCCAAACAGTTCTTTTGCGCGGTCAATCGCGATTTGCTCGACGACGTCGACATACTCGCAGCCGCCATAGTAACGTCGGCCGGGGTAACCCTCGGCGTATTTGTTGGTCAGAACCGATCCGGCCGCTTGTTGAATCGCGGCGCTGGTGTAATTTTCTGACGCGATCAACTCGAGCCCGTCCGCCTGACGGCGCTGTTCATGAGCGATCGCTTCCCAAACCGACGGGTCATTTTGCTTAATGAAATTCATGGCGTTCCGAAGTTAGCGGGGCGAAGCAGAAAGGTCGCGACCGGCCTGAGCGTCCTAGCGGGCGGCCGAAGAATCGATCATTGTCGGGGGGCAAGGCCAACGCGTCAATCGCCCGGCAGGCGGGGAAAGCGGGACAGTCAATGCGAAAGTCGAGGAGGACAGACGGAATTGATCGGGAAATGTCGAAGGACGAATGACTAATAGCGGTGCGATGGCGCGAATTGTGACTTGGGCCTCTTCGTCATTTCCTACTGCTACTTTTCACCCCAGATCGCTGGCGCTTGATAGTCTTTCGGCTGCGGGCCTGCATTTTTGGCGGGCGCCGCTTCGGCGGCTAGTTGATCAAACCGGGCACGCAACTTCTGCAGTTGCTTGGCATTGGTCGCCGCCAGATTCTGTTGCTCGGCCAGATCGTTGCTCAGATTGAACAGTTCGAACTTCTCTCTTGGCTTGCCGATGTTGTAGACGACCAGTTTCCAATCGCCAACGCGGATCGCGCCTTCGGTCGGCGTGATGTTGCAAACAATCACGTCGTGCGGCGAAGGTTCGCCGGCCGTGATCGACGGCCAGATGTTGCGACCATCCAGCGGCTTGGCTTGCTGCAGCGAACCGCCGGCAAGTTCGATCAAGGTGGGATACCAGTCAACGATATGCAGCGGCGCTTCCACCTTCGTGCCAGGCGCAATCTTTCCTTGCCACGACGCGAACGCGCAGACGCGGACGCCGCCTTCGTAGAGCGTATGTTTGCCGCCGCGCAGCGGTCCGTTGTCGGTTAGCTTGCCTGGGTCTGGTCCGCCGTTATCGCTGGAGAAAACGAAGAGCGTGTTGTCGAGCATTTCTTGCCGCTTGATCTCGTCGACGATCTGGCCAACCGCTTCGTCCAATGCGGCGACCATGCCAGCGTAGGCCTGACGCCGTTTTTTCATGTCGCCGTAGGCGGCCGCGTAGCTTTTTGGTACTTGCAACGGAGAGTGTACTGCGTTGAACGGCACATACAAAAAGAGAGGCTTCTTCTTGTCACGATCTTGAATCACGCGCACCGCTTCTTGGGCGATCAGGTGGGTCGCATAACCTTCGTCTCGATTGACGTGATCGTCTTTATGCCAATCGTGCCCGCCGTCGCGATCGTGGGTGAAGTAATCGAGCGCCCCGTTGTAGTGTCCATATTGGTGATCGAAGCCGCGCGCCGTCGGCAGATAGGCGGGGGAGACATGACCTAGGTGCCATTTGCCGACGATCGCCGTTTCGTATCCGACGCTCTGCAGCGCTTCGGCCAATGTCCGCTCGTCCAGCGGCAATCCATAGTCGGCCCAAGGACGAACGACGCCCACCTGCAATCCGTACCGCATCGGATAGCGCCCGGTCAGCAGCGCCGACCGCGTTGGCGAACAAACCGGCTGCACGTAAAATTGCTCGAGCTTGGCGCCGGAGTTGGCCAACGCATCTAACCGCGGCGTCTTGATCGGGCTGCCGCGCCAGCTGACGTCGGCGCCTCCCAGATCGTCAGCCAGCAGAAAGACAATATTCGGCCGGTGAGCATCAGCGGCGAAGGTGGTCGCGACGCTAGCGAGCGTCAACGTAACGGCCAGAATCAGGGGGCGAATAGCACGCATGGCGATCTACGCAGAGAGGTAAAACGAGAAGGGAAGCGCTGGCTCTAATCTAACAGTACCGTCGATTGGGTGCTGCCCAGTCAATTTCCATCTCGACCGGGATATGTTTCGTCCACAGCTATTGGGCAACTTCCCGACATTACAGGCCGAGATGTTCTGGGTTATGCAAGTTATTCATGTGAAAAACGACCAGGCTCAATCCGGCTATGGTTGGTTCTGCGCCCGTAAGTAAATTTAACACGCAAAGTCTACAAAACCTGTTTCAATTCGAAACGAGATGGGCTAAGTTAGAACTCGCCTGCCCTACCGACGCAACTTCCAATTACTCCCCCCCCACCTTGCTAGTTGCGTTAGCCATTTGATTTCCAGGAAGCGATATGCACCTTCGAATTCTGCTTGGCATTCTCCTTAGCCAATTCATTTCGGCCGCCGTGTGCGCCCAAACGATTGTGGACTTTGGTCGCGACGTCCAACCGATCTTGGAGTCTCAATGCCTGAAATGCCATGGTCCCGAGAAGGCCAAGAATGACTTTCGCGTTGATGATGCGCTCTCTATGAGCTTCTATGTGGAGCCTGGCGATTTGGAATCGAGTTCGCTGTGGACCGATTACCTGACGACCGAGGATGCTTCGCTGACGATGCCGCCGGCTGCGCACGATCGCCCTGCCGGATTGCCGGCGGCTGACTTGGCGATCATGAAGTTGTGGATCGAGGAAGGCGCGAATTTTGAGTGGATCGCCGCTCAACCTCCAACCGAGTCGACCGGCGAGACGCCGGCTGAGCCGACCGCCGAAACTCCGCCGCTCAGCATGGCTTCGAAGCTGTGGTTGTTCCATGGGCTCTTTCATCCCGCTTCGACGCACTTTCCGATCGCTTTGCTCTCGATGTCGATGGTTTTCCTTGCGCTCTCTTTTTACGGTGGCAAACCGCTCGAATCGGCCGCGTTCCATTGCCTGTGGGTTGGTGCGTTGTCGGCCATCCCGGCCTGCGTGATGGGCTGGGCCTACGCCGCCCACGAAGGATACGGCAATCCGTTTTCCTTAAACTTTCTGCATAGCGGCATTGACCGTCACCGCTGGCTCGGCATCGCCGTCACGGTGTTCGCGGTGCTGCTGATTCCGATTGCTCGTTCGGCGATCAAGCAGGAAAGCTTCCGCAAGAAGCTCACCTGGTTCGGCTGCGTTTGCGTCCTCGCACTGGGTACTTCGCTCGTTGGTTTCCAAGGGGGCGAACTGGTCTACGGCGAAGGGCACTACGTCGAGGAATACGAGAAACTGTTTCCCGCCGGTCAGGCAGCCGTCGAAGCGCCCAAGTCAGACGCGCCGAAGTCTGTCGCGAAGCAAGACTAGCGCCGCGTCCAGACGCACGCTACGAAAACAAAACCCGCTCTACGTCCTTCTCCAACCGTCGCCGCGCCATCTCGCAGTACTCCGCCGACTGATCGACGCCCAGATAGTGCCGGCCTAGCTTACGCGCGACTACGCCGACGGTTCCGCTGCCCATAAAGGGATCGAGCGCGACGCCTCCTTCGGGGCAAGTCGCCAGCAGACAGGTCTCGACCAGCTTCTCGGGGAAGACGGCGAAGTGGGCTTCGCGGAATTTCGAGAGCGAGATCGACCAGACCGTGCGCTTGTTGCGTCCTTGCGGGTGAAACGCCTGATCCCACCGCGCGTCATGCAGGTTCGACGATCCGCCGTTCTTACCAGCTTCCGGCGTACCGCCGCGCTGATGAAAATGGCGGCGGCCTCCCTTCATGCGGCTGTTCTCGCTGAACGTGACATGCGGCTCGCGGATCGCGTCGGCATTGTAGTAATACTCTTTGCTCTTGCTGAAGAAGAAGACGTACTCGTGATCGGTGGTCGGTCGCGTCTTCACGCTCGACGGCATCGCATTCGGTTTCTGCCAGATCACGTCGCTCCGCAAAATCCAGCCGGCGTCTTTCATCGCGAGGGCAAATCGCCACGGCATGCCGAGCAACTCGCCCCCCACATATTTGTCTCCCAGCACCACCCAGAGCGAACCGGTGGGTTTGAGCGTCCGTCGCACCTGAGCGAACAACGTGACCAGTCGCTCGACATACTCGGCCGGAGTTTTCTCCAGGCCGATTTGATCGTCGCCGCTATAGTCGCGCTGCTGAAAGTAGGGAGGGCTGGTGACGACCGCGTCGATGAACTCGTCGGGCCAGTCGGCCATCACTGCCGTCGCGTCGCCGCTCTGGATCGAGTCTAGCGGCGGCGGAGAGAGCTTCCCTCGTTTCGGCGAGTCCTTTCGCGGCATGCGGCTCACATTTTGTCGATGGTCGAGATTCCCAGCAAAGCGAGACCCTGTTGTATCACCCGGGCCGTTAAATCGCAAAGGAGCAATCGGCTTTGCTTCAGCTCATCGGTCTCGGCCTTCAGCACCGGGCATTGCTCAAAGAAGGTCGAATAGGCTTTCGCGAGCTCTTCAAACAGGTAGATCGTCAACTGATTCGGGCGATAGTCGGCGATCATCTCTTGCAGCGCTTCGGGCAACCGCAACACTTTGGTCGCCAGCGCACGCTCGGCCGGCGAAGTGATGCGGATCTTGGCGCCGCTGCTCCGCAGCGCGGCGATGTCGATTCCTCCATTGCGGAAAATGCTTTGCGAGCGAGCATAGGCGTACTGCATATAGGTCGCCGTATTGCCGCGCAGCGCGAGCATCGTGTCGTAGCTAAAGACATAATCGGTCTCACGGTTTTGCGACAGGTCGCCATATTTCAAACCGCCGATGCCGACGTACTGCGCCACGTCTTTGTATTGCGCATCGCTCAGCAGTCCGTCTTTGTCGTTCGAGCGGACGATCTTCTCGGCCCGCGATACGGCCTCGTCCAGCAAACTTTCTAGCCCGACCGTATCGCCGGCTCGCGTCTTGAACGGCTTGCCATCGTCGCCCATCACCGTGCCGAAACTAACATGCTTCAGCTCGACATCGGTATAGCCCCACTTCTTCGCCGCGGCGAACAGCTTTTCAAAGTGGTCTCCCTGGCGGAAGTCGACCACGTAAAGAATCGCGTCGGGCTTCCATTCATTCATCCGATATTGGATCGTCGCCAGGTCGGTGGTTGCGTAGAGAAACGCGCCATCTTTCTTGCGGATGATCATCGGCGCTTTGAAGCCTTCCAGGAAGACGCAGAGCGCTCCTTCCGACTCGGCGGCGAAACCTTGCTCGATAAAGTCGCTAACGACCGGCGCAAGCTGGTCGTGATAGAAGCTTTCTCCCAGTTCGTAGTCGAACTTCACGTTCAGCCGCTCATAGATCCGCTGGATGTCTTCGCGACATTTCGGCAGAAACTCGTGCCAGAGCGCGAGATTCTCTTCGTCGCCGGCATGCAGTTTGGCGGTCTCGTTTAAGACGGCGCTGCTGATGTCGGCATGTTCGGCGGCGATTTTGGCGAACTCGGGATCGGCGGCCAACTCGGCCAGCTTCGCTTGGTCCTTGGTCAGCTCTTTGCTCGCTTCGTTCGCTTGACGCTCCAGCTTCTGCAACTCTTTGGCGGCCTTCTTCTCGGCCACTTTGTCTCCGGTCGGCGGCGTCGCTTTGCGTTCTTCAATTTCGGCCGACATCTCCGAGAGCTTCGCTTTGCGCGCCGGCAACGCTTTCTGACCATCGACAAAATCGATGATCTTCCGCACTTCGCGATAGAGCCGCGATAGTTCGGCGACCGGGCTCTCGGCATAAGCGTCGTTATCGCGGAAATGCTTGAAGCCGTAGATGATCATGCCGAACTGCGTTCCCCAGTCTCCCAGGTGATTGTCGGTGATTACTTCATGCCCCAAAAAACGTAGCGTGTTGGCCAGTGAGTCGCCGATCACTGTCGAGCGGATATGCCCGACGTGCATCGGCTTGGCGACGTTGGGAGACGAGAAGTCGAGGATGTACTTCTTCGGCTCGGCGACCAGCGGCACGCCGATTCGCTCGTCGGCGACCGCGGCGGCCAGTTGCTCTTCGATCCACGTGTCCTTCAGCTTGATATTGATAAAGCCGGGCCCGGCGATCTCGAGCGGCTCACACATGTCGGAGAGGTCGATTTTCTCGACGATCTCGGCGGCGATCTCACGCGACTCTCGACCCAGCTTTTTCTTCAGCGGCATGGCGCAGTTCGCCTGGTAGTCGCCAAATTTGGCGTCCGACGCTGGCCGAATCATGTCGAGCAGCGGCGCCGTTTCATCGACCAGATCGGGCGAAATGGTCTTTAAAACAACGTCAAATCGGCCACGCAGGGCTTGCAGAATGTTCATGCGGCGTAAGGAGTTAGGGTCAAAAAACGGAAGCGCAAACCGCCATTTTCAAAGGATTGCTTGCTTTTTACAAGGGAGGAATAGAACACGGAGGCCACGGAAAGAGAGAAGAGAAAAGGGATCTGGTATTACGGTAAATGTTGTTCGACCTCTGGATTGACGGAGATCTGTCCCTTCATTGGGTATTCCTTTTGCCGTGTTCCTCCGTGCTCTATTTCTTCTCTGGAAGAGGAGACCGCCCCTGGGCGCTGGTCGGTTGAGCGGCAAAACTCAACAGATTCGTACTCCTTCTATTTCGTGACACGCCGCCGATGTATTTGTTCGATTTCACGCTGCCGACGCCTGCCGAAAACCTGGCCCTCGACGAAGCGCTCCTCGAAGCGACCGAGGCCGGCGAGCTCTCGGGCGATATCCTGCGCCTCTGGGAGCCGTCAGCTCCGTTGGCGGTCATCGGCCGCGCCTCGAAGATCGCCGACGAGGTCAACTTGTCGGCCTGTCGTGAACAGGGCGTGCCGGTCTTCCGCCGCACCAGCGGAGGAGCGGCGATCGTCGCCGGGCCTGGTTGTTTGATGTACGCGATCACGTTGGACCTGGCCAATCGCGAGGACCTGCGGGCCATCGATCTTTGCCATCGCTATGTGATGGAAAAGATGGTGGCCGCGCTGGCGCCGCATGTCGCCGGAGTGACCTTTCAGGGAAC
The nucleotide sequence above comes from Blastopirellula sp. J2-11. Encoded proteins:
- a CDS encoding DNA-methyltransferase, with the protein product MPRKDSPKRGKLSPPPLDSIQSGDATAVMADWPDEFIDAVVTSPPYFQQRDYSGDDQIGLEKTPAEYVERLVTLFAQVRRTLKPTGSLWVVLGDKYVGGELLGMPWRFALAMKDAGWILRSDVIWQKPNAMPSSVKTRPTTDHEYVFFFSKSKEYYYNADAIREPHVTFSENSRMKGGRRHFHQRGGTPEAGKNGGSSNLHDARWDQAFHPQGRNKRTVWSISLSKFREAHFAVFPEKLVETCLLATCPEGGVALDPFMGSGTVGVVARKLGRHYLGVDQSAEYCEMARRRLEKDVERVLFS
- the glyA gene encoding serine hydroxymethyltransferase; the encoded protein is MNFIKQNDPSVWEAIAHEQRRQADGLELIASENYTSAAIQQAAGSVLTNKYAEGYPGRRYYGGCEYVDVVEQIAIDRAKELFGAEHANVQPHAGSQANFAVYLTAVNPGDTILGLDLAHGGHLTHGMKLNVSGQLYHFVSYGVDRETQRLDFDQIVKLAREHKPKLIVAGASAYPREIPHEKFAEIAAEVGAKLFVDMAHYAGLVAGGMHNSPVPYADFVTTTTHKTLRGPRSGLILCKEEHAKLINRNVFPGTQGGPLMHVVAAKAICFGEALQPSFKDYAKQVVANAKTLAETLMAGGVRLMTGGTENHLMLMDVTSVGTTGAIAEAVLDHCGITVNKNMIPFDERKPMDPSGIRIGSPALTTRGMKEAEMKQVGAWILKALKAPEDQKTHVAIRTEVLELCKNFAVPAAPVEMS
- a CDS encoding PhoPQ-activated pathogenicity-related family protein; amino-acid sequence: MIRFSRILVLGALFVVLASPYGLRAEKVAAPPTALQDYVAQADESFAWKLDKTTDLPLNMGRLHEVELTSQTWQGITWTHRLAIFEPKENKHPEHSLLFITGGKTGGKLRTGDMLAGARMANAGGVCVGYLLQVPNQPLLGDRTEDDLITETFLRYLDSRDATWPLLFPMVKSAVRAMDVIQLVAKQQWDGDVEKFIVAGASKRGWTTWLTAVADERVAGIAPIVIDTLNFQAQMKHQIAIWGKHSEQIKDYTSKGLVRVMQEQPDVPLWRWVDPYTYRAQLSLPKLIINGTNDPYWVVDALNIYWDDLPGQKHLLYIPNAGHGLEGGLETALTTLVAFVKHVAADKPLPNLQWQYAQAEEKITLTVRSDVAPKEVRLWSATSASGDFRPSKWTSEPVAAAAGAYVATIDVPQEGFVAMYAEARYQMQGHVYSLTTQIHRQ
- a CDS encoding DUF1559 domain-containing protein, whose amino-acid sequence is MKFHRASASVHRRNGFTLVELLVVIAIIGVLIALLLPAVQQAREAARRMQCTNNLKQLGLAFHNYHSTLGCFPFGWNITADLNVQGWSVQLLPYLEQSALDDKYDSRAPGFNEAGAIFNATAVANNLEVIKTPINAFMCPSAAAETLHDYSVPQDALGAGLPPFALTWTAARGDYSPTAGIRGAFASLAYASNPASDNDGILWQTGEGGRKSCPRVADIVDGTSNTFLLGERLGGRQVYKLRKVDSTLTSTYGDTQGGGWADFLTGDNWPQGSLYDGSLGTNGGACIINCSNGRSVGFYAFHPGGANFLMCDGSVQFVPATVAGYTFAALVTYKGEEVPGDL
- a CDS encoding DoxX family protein — translated: MTESEIVVNQPNMVAVWIGRVITLLAGLAFLAAGVMKLSMALGGEMDPEAVKEMQEAGFPVAKLLPLGILLTTCAVLYLIPQTSILGAILLTGYMGGAICTHWLKDEDMTVQILLPILAWVGIYLRDQRLWKMIPFRWG
- a CDS encoding c-type cytochrome domain-containing protein gives rise to the protein MHLRILLGILLSQFISAAVCAQTIVDFGRDVQPILESQCLKCHGPEKAKNDFRVDDALSMSFYVEPGDLESSSLWTDYLTTEDASLTMPPAAHDRPAGLPAADLAIMKLWIEEGANFEWIAAQPPTESTGETPAEPTAETPPLSMASKLWLFHGLFHPASTHFPIALLSMSMVFLALSFYGGKPLESAAFHCLWVGALSAIPACVMGWAYAAHEGYGNPFSLNFLHSGIDRHRWLGIAVTVFAVLLIPIARSAIKQESFRKKLTWFGCVCVLALGTSLVGFQGGELVYGEGHYVEEYEKLFPAGQAAVEAPKSDAPKSVAKQD
- a CDS encoding arylsulfatase B, whose amino-acid sequence is MRAIRPLILAVTLTLASVATTFAADAHRPNIVFLLADDLGGADVSWRGSPIKTPRLDALANSGAKLEQFYVQPVCSPTRSALLTGRYPMRYGLQVGVVRPWADYGLPLDERTLAEALQSVGYETAIVGKWHLGHVSPAYLPTARGFDHQYGHYNGALDYFTHDRDGGHDWHKDDHVNRDEGYATHLIAQEAVRVIQDRDKKKPLFLYVPFNAVHSPLQVPKSYAAAYGDMKKRRQAYAGMVAALDEAVGQIVDEIKRQEMLDNTLFVFSSDNGGPDPGKLTDNGPLRGGKHTLYEGGVRVCAFASWQGKIAPGTKVEAPLHIVDWYPTLIELAGGSLQQAKPLDGRNIWPSITAGEPSPHDVIVCNITPTEGAIRVGDWKLVVYNIGKPREKFELFNLSNDLAEQQNLAATNAKQLQKLRARFDQLAAEAAPAKNAGPQPKDYQAPAIWGEK